ATGAAGAAATAAAGCTTGAGGACAGTATGATTAAGCATATCAATACAAACAAATTTTGAGCGTATGGAGAATTTTTTACCCATTGAAATATTCCATATAAAATGGTAATAAGCATGATAGGCATATGAATCATGATCAGTCTGGGTTGATCCCACCTGGCTTGAAGCATTATAAATGTAAGCGCAACAAGAGATGACATATACAGAACAGCAAAGAATAGCACTCTATTATTTGATCGCAGTGCCTTAATGAAGCCAATAACAATTAAAGCAATAACTACGATAGCCCATGTTAAATTTACTTCATTATAATTTTCGGAGAAAAATCCTAGTACTTGAAAAAAGCGTTTAGATAAATACAGCTGAATATTGTCAAAAAAGCGTGAAACAAAACCTAATAAATCATCCTCGCCTTTATTAGGCATATATGGATCTTTCAATTTCAGAATACTAAATTGAGAACTAAACTGATCTTTTTGTTTCCAAAGAAAAGAATGAATGATTTCATAAGGAATTTTGAACACAAGAAATGAGCCAATTGCCCATAAAATATATTTATGTTTCTTTATAAAAATAAAAAAGAGAATAATAGCTGGAATCGCTGCTACAGCAGCATTGCGTGCCATTATCAGTAAAAAGAGAAGTCCTCCAATGTTTAACCATAATCCAAGGTGTTTTCTTTTCGTCAGATCCTCGCCCTTCTCGTTTTTGTCAAGTAGTCTGAAAAAATAGTAAAGGAAAATAAACTGCAATGCTAAAAATAAAGATTCCGTATATGTCTGGCTGGCGAAATATTGGAAATAACTATTTATAGCAACGGTAAAGCAAACTGTAAATAAAATAATATAAGGGACGCGACCCTTAAAAGATTTATATAAGAATACAACACCCAAAAAGTTAAAAAGAACTGAAAAAAGTTTGAAAGCAATAAGGTTAATGCCAAATAATACAGTTAACCCACCAAGAAAAAGCGGATACATCGGCGCATTCGCTGTATAAGAATAATTTGAAAAATTATGCGCGTAATTATATCCGGCTTCAATGTAAAGGGAATCGTCATTACCTTCACTTACGCGGGCATTAAATAAAAAAAAGCTGAACAATAAACACAGAAAACATAAAGTATAGAAAATTAAACGCTCATTATTAAGTAAACGCCGCTCGATTCTGGGCAGTAAAAAGTTGCCATCGGTGCTTTTGCTTTTATGTTTAACGGCATTTGTATTCTGTCCCTTATTTTGCTTCATCTTATTTATTGGATATCAAGATATTAAAATAATATTCTTTTGAATAAGAAAAATCGTGTTTCAATTCACTTCCATTGTACGGAGTTAAGTCAATTCCATTTAAGGCGTATAATTTTAATTTCAGGGTTCTAAAAAAGGAGAAGAATTCATCAAATGAGGTACCCGATTTTTGCAATCCATGTGGCCATAATTCCATAATTATTTTTAGATCGGGATTTAGTGAAATTGTTTTAACCATGCCCTTCAATGCTGTCAGCTCAAACCCCTGTATATCCATCTTGATAAAATCAACTTTAAATACGTCGTTTACAAAATCATCAATGCTCACAGCATCGATCGTTAGCTCTTTCTCGTATTCATCTACCTTATAAGTGCGGTGGTCCACATTTAGTAATTTGGAAGTATACAGTTTTAATGTTTTTGTTTGATCGGCAACCGCTTTGTTAACAGGGACAATATTTGTTAAGCTGTTGGTGTTTTTCAGAAAGTAATTGAAATTCACTTTGTCGGGTTCAAAGCTATATACCTTACCCGATGCTCCAACCAGGCCTGACAGAATTTTACTGTAAAAGCCAATATTGGCGCCAATATCAAGAACAACATCTCCTTTTTTAACTGTACGTTTTAGGAACTCTATTTCGTCAGCATCCTGCCTGTATTTAAAAAGCGGGTAAATAATATTATAGACCGGAAAAAAATGTCTGAACAGCAGGTTGCCAATTGAAATTGAAAGTTGTTGCGCTATTTTGTTACTGGTAACCAATATTTTGAGCGATTTTGGAATGCCAAAGATATAACAACAATGGAAGCTAAAGATGGAAGATGGAAAATGTGCTTTTATCCTGAATTTTAAACTTCTTTTCATTATTTCAAACATCATTTGCAGCCCACCATTTTCCCTTTAAATTTCTTGGCCATCTACCCACTTTTAGGTATTTTTGCATTGTGTTTAGAATTATTCTAAATAAGGATACGTAGTTATATAATTGATAATCAAAATGATAACAGTTTCGGAACAAGCAAAAGAAAGAGCTCTTCATCTCATGAAAGAGGAGAATAAGCCGGGTGATGCATTTATCCGTGTAGGTGTTGAAGGGGGAGGTTGCTCTGGTCTGTCGTATAAACTGGAGTTTGACAACGTGATCAAAGAAGGCGACCAGGTATTTGAAGATAAAGGAATAAAAGTGGTGGTAGATAAAAAAAGTTTCCTGTACCTCGTGGGGACTGAACTGGATTACACAGGCGGACTTAACGGAAAAGGATTTGTATTTATTAATCCGAATGCAAGCAGGACTTGTGGATGTGGGGAAAGTTTTTCGGTATAAGAAAAAAGGTTTCAAGTTTCAGGTTTCAAGTTGTTTAACCTGAAACAAATACAGAATTTTATGTGTACATGAGCAAAGTTATTTTTCATACTAAAACAAGTAGGGAGGCTATTGCCGAGAATAGATTATTTGAAAATCTGAAGCTCAGTCCTGTTGAACGTCTTAAAAAAGCATTTACACTTATGGGGTTGGCTGCTTTGTTTAAAAAGGGGCCTATAAAAATTCCTCAAGGATTGGGGGTTGTATTAAAAAGAAAAGCGTGAATCTTTTTGACGAAGAAATATTATCGTTCCTTGCCATATTAAACCAATATAATGTAAGGTACATCTTAGTTGGTGGCTTAGCTGTTAACTATTATGGTTATTCACGTGCAACCGGCGATGTTGATATTTGGGTAGACGATTCGATTACTAACCGGGAACAATTAGTAAATGCCCTGAAAGCATTTGGAGTGGAAGGAGCCGAAGCATTTTTAACTTATCCGCTCATGGCCGGATATGCAGAAATACTATTAGACTCGGGAATTTATATTGATTTGATGGCCGATATGGTATTGTTAAAACAGGTGGATTTTGCAGAATGCTATCAATTATCAGAAAGTTTTTCAATAAATGAAACCGCATCCGTGAAAGTTTTACATATTAATAAGCTAATTGATGAAAAAGAAAGATCAGATAGATCAAAAGATCGTGATGATGCAGAGAAATTGCGAAAGTTGAGAACAAAAAAATAATTATCCGTGTCAGATTCAAATCAAATATTAGAGGAAGTTACCGGCAGCGAGTACAAATACGGTTGGTCGAGTGATATTGATATGGATACAGCTCCCAAAGGGCTGAGTGAGGATATTGTCCGTTTTATTTCAAAGAAAAAGAATGAACCCGAATGGATGCTTGATTTACGTTTAAAGGCATACCGGTATTGGCTTAAAATGGAAGAGCCCCGGCATTGGGCACATATACACTACCCCAAAATTGATTTCCAGGATATTATTTATTACGCGGCGCCAAAGCAAAAAAAAGAATTAAAAAGTCTTGATGAGGTTGACCCTGAACTTTTGAAAACATTTGAGAAGCTGGGTATTTCGCTGGAAGAACAAAAGCGCTTAAGCGGGGTTGAAAGTAAAATTGCTGTTGATGCTGTGATTGACAGTATATCTGTTAAAACAACTTTCAAAGAAGTGCTTGCTGAAAAGGGAATTATTTTTTGTTCTTTCAGTGAAGCGGTACAGGAACATCCTGAATTGATCAAACGTTATATGGGTTCCGTAGTTCCCTACAACGATAATTTTTACGCTGCTCTTAACGCGGCTGTATTCAGCGATGGTTCATTCTGTTATATCCCTAAAGGGGTGCGCTGTCCGATGGAGCTCTCTACCTATTTTCGCATCAATACAGCAGGAACGGGCCAGTTTGAACGCACGCTTATTGTAGCTGATGAAGGAGCGTATGTTAGTTACCTCGAAGGCTGTACTGCTCCCATGCGTGATGAAAACCAGTTACACGCCGCCGTTGTTGAAATTGTCGCACACAAAGACGCAGAAGTAAAATACAGTACCGTGCAAAACTGGTACCCCGGTGATAAAGAGGGTAAAGGCGGCATTTTCAACTTTGTTACCAAGCGAGGCATCTGTTTGGGTGATCATTCAAAAATATCATGGACGCAGGTGGAAACAGGTTCCGCGATAACATGGAAATATCCATCAGTAATATTAAAAGGAAATAATTCAACCGGCGAATTTTATTCTGTGGCCGTTACCAATAATATGCAGCAAGCCGATACCGGTACAAAAATGACCCACATCGGAAAAAATACAAAGAGTACCATCATTTCAAAAGGGATATCAGCCGGTAAAAGCAATAATAGTTATCGTGGGCTTGTTCGTATTATGAAAGGAGCAAG
The sequence above is drawn from the Bacteroidota bacterium genome and encodes:
- a CDS encoding FkbM family methyltransferase, whose protein sequence is MKRSLKFRIKAHFPSSIFSFHCCYIFGIPKSLKILVTSNKIAQQLSISIGNLLFRHFFPVYNIIYPLFKYRQDADEIEFLKRTVKKGDVVLDIGANIGFYSKILSGLVGASGKVYSFEPDKVNFNYFLKNTNSLTNIVPVNKAVADQTKTLKLYTSKLLNVDHRTYKVDEYEKELTIDAVSIDDFVNDVFKVDFIKMDIQGFELTALKGMVKTISLNPDLKIIMELWPHGLQKSGTSFDEFFSFFRTLKLKLYALNGIDLTPYNGSELKHDFSYSKEYYFNILISNK
- a CDS encoding iron-sulfur cluster assembly accessory protein, which translates into the protein MITVSEQAKERALHLMKEENKPGDAFIRVGVEGGGCSGLSYKLEFDNVIKEGDQVFEDKGIKVVVDKKSFLYLVGTELDYTGGLNGKGFVFINPNASRTCGCGESFSV
- the sufB gene encoding Fe-S cluster assembly protein SufB, encoding MSDSNQILEEVTGSEYKYGWSSDIDMDTAPKGLSEDIVRFISKKKNEPEWMLDLRLKAYRYWLKMEEPRHWAHIHYPKIDFQDIIYYAAPKQKKELKSLDEVDPELLKTFEKLGISLEEQKRLSGVESKIAVDAVIDSISVKTTFKEVLAEKGIIFCSFSEAVQEHPELIKRYMGSVVPYNDNFYAALNAAVFSDGSFCYIPKGVRCPMELSTYFRINTAGTGQFERTLIVADEGAYVSYLEGCTAPMRDENQLHAAVVEIVAHKDAEVKYSTVQNWYPGDKEGKGGIFNFVTKRGICLGDHSKISWTQVETGSAITWKYPSVILKGNNSTGEFYSVAVTNNMQQADTGTKMTHIGKNTKSTIISKGISAGKSNNSYRGLVRIMKGASNARNFSQCDSLLMGDKCGAHTFPYIEIKDKTAIVEHEATTSKIGEDQLFYCNQRGIETEKAIGLIVNGYCKEVLNQLPMEFAVEAQKLLAVSLEGSVG